A single genomic interval of Microbacterium sp. BLY harbors:
- the secE gene encoding preprotein translocase subunit SecE — MDQDEPRGEVVAAGATRQKKGNPFSRFFGGIALFIRQVIAELRKVVTPTRKELFKFTGVVLVFVLIVMGIVYGLDYVFGLLTHYVFGIPG, encoded by the coding sequence ATGGATCAGGACGAACCGCGCGGCGAAGTCGTCGCGGCCGGCGCCACGCGCCAGAAGAAGGGCAACCCCTTCTCCCGGTTCTTCGGGGGCATCGCCCTGTTCATCCGCCAGGTCATCGCCGAACTGCGCAAGGTCGTCACCCCGACCCGCAAGGAGCTTTTCAAGTTCACGGGTGTGGTGCTCGTCTTCGTCCTGATCGTCATGGGCATCGTCTACGGTCTCGACTACGTCTTCGGGCTCCTGACGCACTACGTGTTCGGAATCCCTGGCTGA
- a CDS encoding HSP90 family protein, whose product MSGDVQQFQVDLRGVVDLLSRHIYSSPRVYMRELLQNARDAIAARREVDGGGSRIRITPLTAQSGEFVLRDDGVGLTSTEVADLLATVGRSSKRDIFDLPRSDFLGQFGIGLLSCFMVADTIVIRSRSARGGAAVEWTGSADGTFRVTEIDDDLPIGTSVHLVPRFDADELLRPAAVHELATTFGEFLPVRVTIDAPGGDVDVTREAPFLDPAADIDAAVQYGRDLLGAAPLDVIPLSEPATGTQGLAYVLPFAPPPGARQATRMYLGRMLLSERVDDVLPDWAFFVRAVIDSTGLAPTASRESLVEDTALEHVREQLGAGIRRWILELGLREPHRLAQFVAVHEVGLKSLVRHDEELARFITRWLTVETTHGTLRIGDLVERYPHVRYAPTVDEFRQVAGISPADEVLVNGGYLYDADVVRLLPDLYPHVTVEKVDVTGELDRLDPPPLDDRDAAMALESRAGAVLAASDCAVVVRAIDRPALTGLYVADPEVLRTIDRGRTKGIANTLWGGVLDRIDQTVSSARDDDLSARLCLNWSNRVVRALVRVEDDAVFARTVQLLYIQALLAGHHPLADADRALMTSALSDLVSLSAGIEEDTLPFDDAR is encoded by the coding sequence GTGAGCGGGGATGTGCAGCAGTTCCAGGTGGATCTGCGGGGGGTCGTCGATCTGCTCAGCCGGCACATCTACTCCAGTCCCCGCGTGTATATGCGCGAGCTGCTGCAGAACGCCAGGGACGCGATCGCGGCGCGGCGCGAGGTCGACGGGGGCGGCAGCCGCATCCGGATCACGCCGCTCACCGCGCAGTCGGGCGAGTTCGTCCTCCGCGACGACGGCGTGGGGCTGACCTCGACGGAGGTCGCCGATCTCCTCGCGACGGTCGGGCGCAGCTCGAAGCGCGACATCTTCGATCTCCCCCGGAGCGACTTCCTCGGCCAGTTCGGCATCGGGCTGCTCAGCTGCTTCATGGTCGCCGACACCATCGTCATCCGCTCGCGCAGCGCCAGGGGCGGCGCGGCGGTCGAATGGACGGGCAGCGCCGACGGCACCTTCCGCGTGACCGAGATCGACGACGACCTCCCGATCGGGACCAGCGTGCACCTCGTGCCGCGCTTCGACGCCGACGAACTGCTGCGACCGGCTGCCGTGCACGAGCTCGCGACCACGTTCGGGGAGTTCCTGCCCGTGCGCGTGACGATCGACGCCCCCGGAGGAGACGTCGACGTCACCCGCGAGGCCCCCTTCCTCGACCCCGCCGCCGACATCGACGCGGCCGTGCAGTACGGTCGCGACCTGCTCGGCGCCGCCCCGCTGGACGTGATCCCGCTGAGCGAGCCCGCGACGGGGACCCAGGGGCTGGCCTACGTGCTGCCCTTCGCCCCGCCGCCCGGTGCCCGACAGGCCACACGCATGTACCTGGGACGCATGCTGCTCTCCGAACGGGTCGACGACGTCCTCCCCGACTGGGCGTTCTTCGTCCGCGCCGTGATCGACTCCACCGGCCTCGCGCCGACCGCGAGCAGGGAATCCCTCGTCGAGGACACGGCGCTGGAGCACGTGCGCGAACAGCTCGGCGCGGGCATCCGCCGCTGGATCCTCGAGCTCGGCCTGCGCGAACCGCACCGCCTCGCGCAGTTCGTGGCCGTCCACGAGGTCGGCCTGAAGTCGCTCGTGCGCCACGACGAGGAACTCGCGCGGTTCATCACCCGCTGGCTCACCGTCGAGACCACCCACGGCACCCTCCGCATCGGCGACCTCGTGGAGCGCTACCCGCACGTGCGCTACGCCCCGACCGTCGACGAGTTCCGTCAGGTGGCAGGGATCTCGCCGGCCGACGAGGTGCTGGTCAACGGCGGCTATCTGTACGACGCGGACGTCGTCCGCCTGCTCCCCGACCTCTACCCCCACGTCACCGTCGAGAAGGTCGACGTCACCGGAGAACTCGACCGCCTCGACCCGCCGCCGCTCGACGACCGCGACGCCGCGATGGCGCTGGAGAGCCGCGCCGGGGCGGTGCTCGCGGCCTCCGACTGCGCCGTGGTCGTGCGGGCCATCGACCGCCCTGCGCTGACCGGCCTGTACGTCGCCGACCCCGAGGTCCTCCGGACGATCGACCGCGGACGCACCAAGGGGATCGCCAACACGCTCTGGGGCGGGGTCCTCGACCGGATCGACCAGACCGTGTCGTCGGCCCGCGACGACGACCTCAGCGCGCGTCTCTGCCTGAACTGGTCGAACCGGGTCGTGCGCGCCCTCGTCCGCGTCGAGGACGACGCGGTGTTCGCGCGCACCGTCCAGCTGCTCTACATCCAGGCGCTCCTGGCAGGACACCACCCGCTCGCGGACGCGGACAGGGCACTGATGACCAGCGCTCTCTCCGACCTCGTCTCCCTCTCCGCCGGCATCGAAGAGGACACGCTTCCCTTCGACGACGCGCGCTGA